Within Massilia endophytica, the genomic segment GTGCGGCCGGACGGCCGCGTGCGCATCGACTCGGGCTTCTACGTCAGCCTGGCGACGGAGCAGGACACCACGGAGCTGCTGAAGCAGATCCGCGCCTGGTTGCACGAATGCGAGGCGCGCGGTGTGACCTTCGACGTGCCGCGCCTGGCCGCCGAACTGCGCGTGGCCTTTACCAACGATAATGAGGAAACGGGCTCCGTCAGCCTGGACTTCACCATTGCCGATCTGACCTTGCTGGTCAATATGGGCATTTCGCTCAGCATCACTAACTGATCAGCGCGCGCCGCGCCGCACCTCGGCGGTAAGGGTGGGCAGCTCCCACGCGCCGCCCAGCGCGACCATGCGGCACATGCCGGTGGTGGCCTGCAGGGTATGGACGAAACGCATGCCGTCCCAGGTCCAGTCGTCCATCGAGCGGCAGTCGCCCAGGCCGCGGCCGCGGTGCGAGGCCGAAATAACCCCATCGGCGTAGCCCGTGCCGAGATCCGTGACCAGGACCGGCGCATAGGGCGCCTTGCTGTTGATGACCCAGTAGCCGCTGCCTTCGTTATACGCGCCGCGCCAGCAGACGGCGGATACCAGCAGCCTGTCCGCACCGAGCCGCCATGCTTCGATATCGCTTTCGCCCAGCAGCTCGCATTCTCCCTCTTTCACTGTCCTGCGCAGCAGTTTGCGCAGTGTGTCTTGCTGCGCGGGCGGGAACTTCACACCGGCCGTGGCGACGGGCGCCGCCTCCACCACTGGCGCGGGCAACGCGGACAGCACCCCGGTTTCGGGCTTGCCGCCTTTTCGCACCAGCGCGCCCGGCGTGCCAAGACGGCCTTGCAGGTCGTCCATCTTCAGTAGCATCGCAGTGGCTCCCTTGCCGGACAGGGACCAGGTGCTGCCACTGCCGCGCCATTCCAGTTTGCTGTCCTTGCGCAGGGCCGCGATCAGCGCTTCCGTCTGGCCCGGCGACAGGCTGCCCGTGGCGCTTTCGGCGCTGAGCTGCACCGTGCCGAGCGCGTGACCATTGATGTACATCGCGATGCTGGCGGGCTGCGCGAAGGTTTCGTCGGTAGTGCTGAGTTGGACGGTGGCGCGCACCGGCTGCGCCGCGCCGGCGTTCCGCTCCAGGAGCACGGACATGCCCGCACCGTCCGTGCCTTCCGGGCTGTAGCCTGCCGCGCGGCAGGAGCGCGTGTTGTCGCACGCCAGTTCCCAATCGTGGTGGGAGAAGTATTTTTCCTTCGGCCCCGCGCCGGATGCGGGCAGCGCCAGGGCGGCGATGACGCCCGCCGTCAGCAAACGCAGTGGTTTCATCCGTTCTCCGCGAAAAAAAAGGACGCCGAAGCGTCCTTCATCATCAAGCCGCCAGTTTCTTCTTCAGCAGCTCGGTCAGCTGGGCCGGGTTGGCCTTGCCCTTCGAAGCCTTCATTGCCTGGCCGATCAGCGCGTTGATCGCCGCTTCCTTGCCCGCGCGGTACTGCTCCACAGACTTCTCGTTGGCCGCGATCACTTCGTTGACGATGGCTTCCAGCGCGCCGGTATCGGAAATCTGCTTCAGGCCCTTCTGCTCGATGATGGCATCGACCAGGTTCTCGTCGTCCGCATTCGCTTCCCACATGGCGCCGAAGACTTCCTTGGCGATCTTGTTGGAGATGGTGCCGTCGGCGATGCGCTTCAGCATGCCCGCCAGCTGCGCAGGCTTCACCGGCGCGTCGGCGATGTCCACGTCGTTGCGGTTCAGGGTGGAGGACACGTCGCCCATCAGCCAGTTGGCGGCGGCCTTCGCGTTCTCCTGGCCCGCCTTGGCCACCACGGCTTCGAAGTACTGGGCCATGGCCTTGGAGGAGGTGAGAACCAGCGCGTCGTACTCGGGCAGCTTGTACTGCTCGATGAAGCGGGCGCGCATCACGGCGGGCAGCTCGGGCATGTCGGCCTTCACGCGCTCGATCCACTCCTGCGAAATGGCCAGCGGCGGCAGGTCGGGGTCGGGGAAGTAGCGGTAATCCTGCGCGTCTTCCTTGCTGCGCATGGAGCGGGTTTCCTTCTTGTCCGGATCGTAGAGGCGGGTGGCCTGCACCACCTTGCCGCCGTCTTCGATCAGTTCGATCTGGCGGCGCACTTCGATGTTCACGGCTTCCTCGATGAAGCGGAAGGAGTTCAGGTTCTTGATCTCGCAGCGGGTGCCGAACTCCGCCTGGCCCTTCGGGCGCACGGACACGTTCACGTCGCAGCGGAAGGAGCCTTCCTGCATATTGCCGTCGCAGATGCCAAGCCATACCACCAGGCCGTGCAGGGCCTTGGCGTAGGCCACGGCTTCCTGCGCGCTGCGGATCTCCGGCTCGGACACGATCTCCAGCAGCGGCGTGCCCGCGCGGTTCAGGTCGATGCCGGACATGCCGTGGTAGTCCTCGTGCAGCGACTTGCCCGCATCCTCTTCCAGGTGGGCGCGGGTCAGGTTCACGGTCTTGGTGACGAACTTGCCGTCCTTCTCGTAGCCGAAGGTGAGCGAGCCGCCCTGCACGACCGGGTCCTCGAACTGGCTGATCTGGTAGCCCTTCGGCAGGTCGGGGTAGAAGTAGTTCTTGCGCGCGAACACCGACTGCGGCGCGATCTTCGCGCCCACGGCCAGGCCGAAGCGGATGGCGCGGTCGACGGCCTGCTTGTTCATCACCGGCAGCACGCCGGGCAGGGCCAGGTCCACCGGGCTGGCCTGGGTGTTCGGCTCGGCGCCGAATTTGGTCGGCGAACCGCTGAAGATTTTGGAGTCGGTCGTGAGCTGAACGTGGTTCTCAAGACCGATAACGACTTCCCATTCCATAGTTTTTCCTTTGTTCTTCTCAGATGCCCTGCGGCGCGCGCTGGTGCCAGTCGGTGGCTTGCTGGTACTGGTGGGCGATGTTCAGCAGCTTCGCTTCGTTGAAGTAGTTGCCGATGATCTGCAGGCCCACGGGGCGCTTGCCGTTCTTCTCGCCTTCGCCGAAGCCGACGGGAATCGACATGCCCGGCAGGCCCGCCAGGCTGGTGGAGAGGGTGAAGATGTCGGCCAGGTAGTTCGCCACCGGGTCGTCCGCCTTCGAGCCCAGGTCCCAGGCCACGGTGGGGGCCACGGGGCCCATGATCACGTCGCACACGGCATTCGGGCCGCTCAGCACGGCCGCGAAATCGTCGGCGATCTTGCGGCGGATGCGCTGGGCCTTCAGGTAGTAGGCGTCGTAGTAGCCGTGGCACAGCACATAGGTGCCCACCATGATGCGGCGCTGCACTTCGGGACCGAAGCCTTCGGCGCGGGTCTTGCGGTACATGTCGCCCAGGTCCTTGTACTCGCTGGCGCGGTGGCCGAAGCGCACGCCGTCGAAGCGGGACAGGTTGGACGAGGCTTCCGCCGGCGCGATCATGTAGTAGGCCGGAATCGAGAGCGCGGTGTTGGGCAGGGAGATGTCCACCAGCGTGGCGCCCAGCTTCACGAACTGCTCCAGCGCGGCGCGCACGGCCTTCTCCACGTCCGCCGCCAGGCCTTCGCCGAAGTATTCCTTCGGCACTCCGATGCGCAGGCCGGTGAGCGGCTTGTTCAGGTCGCGCGTGAAGTCCTCCGCCACATTGCCCTGTTCGGGCGTGAGGCTGGTGGCATCGCGCTCGTCGAAGCCGGTCATGGCATTCAGCAGCATGGCGCAGTCTTCGGCCGTCTGGGCCATGGGGCCTGCCTGGTCCAGGGAGGAGGCGAAGGCGATCATGCCGAAGCGCGAGGCGCGGCCGTAAGTGGGCTTGATGCCGGTGATGCCGCAGAAGGAGGCCGGCTGGCGGATGGAGCCGCCCGTGTCGGTGCCGGTGACGCCGGGCGCCAGGCGCGCGGCCACGGCCGCGGCCGAGCCGCCTGAGGAGCCGCCGGGAATCGCCGCCTTGTCCCAGGGGTTCTTCACGGGGCCGAAGGCCGAGTTCTCGTTGGAAGAGCCCATGGCGAATTCGTCGCAATTGAGCTTGCCCAGCGTGACCATGCCCGCGTCCTGCATCCTGCTCACGACGGTGGCGTCGAAGGGGCTCACGTAATTGGCCAGCATTTTGGAACCGGCGGTCGAACGCCAGCCCCTGGTGACGAAGATATCCTTGTGCGCGATGGGCACGCCGGTCAGCGGCGTGGCGCTGCCGTTGGCGAGGCGCTGGTCCGCTTCGGCGGCCTGCGCCAGCGTGAGGGCGCGGTCCACGTGCAGGAAGGCGTTCAGGTCGCTCTTCTCGATGCGGTCGAGGAAGAGGGTGGCCAGCTCGGTGGCGCTGACCTGCTTCGATTGCAGCAGCGCGGACAGCTCTTTGATGGTCTTGGTGTGCATAAGCTTCAGATTCGGTTCGGTTGGCGAAAGATCAAGGGGAGGCGGGCGCTCACTCGATCACTTTCGGCACCAGGTACAGGCCGTCCTCGGTTTTCGGCGCCACCTTCTGGTAGTCCTCGCGGCGGTTCGGTTCCGTCGGCAGGTCTTCGCGCAGGCGCAGGGCAACCTGCATGTGGGCGGCCAGGGGATGGCTCAGCGGCGCGACGCCTTCGGTATCGACGGCCTGCATCTGCTCGGCCAGGGCGAAGATGCCGTTCAGCTTCTCCAGCATGGCGGCGGAATGGGCCTCGTCCATCTCCAGCTGGGCCAGTTGGGCGATGCGTTTTACGTCGGATAAGGTAAGGGACATGGCTTGGGGGCGCGGGCTGGCCGCGCGCTATGGTTATTGTAATGACAAATGATTTGCAAATTCGGCTATCTGGCGCTTAAAAACCTGCCAATGCCCCGCAAAATAGTGGTTGCGCGCTTGCACATTTGGGGTGATATTCGGCAAATAGCCCGCAAATTATAAGGTAGAATGGCGGGTTGATGCGTTGCTGGCGCCGAAGGCCCGCGCCACCGCTTCTGTACAGGATACTTTAACCACGCGCCCGTGCGCGGGCATAGCGCTACAGGATACTCATGTTCGGTTTTCTACGCAGGTACATCTCGTCCGATCTCGCCATCGACCTTGGCACGGCAAACACCCTCATTTACGTTCGCGGCTCCGGCATCGTCCTCGATGAACCCTCGGTCGTGGCGATCCGCCAGGAAGGCGGCCCGAATGGCAAGAAAACCATCCAGGCCGTCGGCAAGGAAGCCAAGCAGATGCTGGGCAAGGTGCCAGGCAATATCGAAGCCATCCGCCCCATGAAGGATGGCGTGATCGCCGACTTCACGGTCACCGAGCAGATGCTCAAGCAGTTCATCCGCATGGTGCACGACTCCAAGTTCTTCCGTCCTTCCCCGCGCATCATCATCTGCGTGCCCTGCGGCTCGACCCAGGTGGAACGCCGCGCGATCCGCGAATCCGCGCTGGGCGCGGGCGCTTCCCAGGTCTACCTGATCGAAGAGCCGATGGCGGCGGCCATCGGCGCCGGCCTGCCGGTATCGGACGCCACCGGCTCCATGGTGGTGGACATCGGCGGCGGCACCACGGAGGTGGGCATCATCTCCCTGGGCGGCATGGTGTACAAGGGCTCCGTGCGCGTGGGCGGCGACAAGTTCGATGAAGCCATCGTCAACTACATCCGCCGCAACTACGGCATGCTGATCGGCGAGCAGACCGCCGAGGCGATCAAGAAGGCCATCGGCTCCGCCTTCCCCGGCTCCGAAGTCAAGGAAATGGAAGTGAAGGGCCGCAACCTGTCCGAGGGCATTCCGCGCTCCTTCACCATCTCGTCCAACGAGATCCTCGAAGCGCTGACCGACCCGCTGAACAACATCGTTTCCGCCGTCAAGAACGCGCTGGAACAGACCCCGCCGGAACTGGGCGCGGACATCGCCGAAAAAGGCATGATGCTGACGGGCGGCGGCGCGCTGCTGCGCGACCTGGACCGCCTGCTGATGGAGGAGACCGGCCTGCCGGTGCTGGTGGCGGAAGATCCGCTCACCTGCGTGGTGCGCGGCTCCGGGATGGCGCTGGAGCGCATGGATCAACTGGGGTCCATCTTCTCCTACGAATAAGCAGCTAGAAAGGGCGGCGCGGGCCGCCCTTCTTCATTGGGTTTATGGAATACAGTCCTCCGCCACTCTTCAAGCAAGGCGCGTCCGCCCGCGCCAAGATGATCGTCTTTGCACTGATCTCGGTGGCACTGCTGCTGCTGGACTCGCGCGTGGGCGCGCTTGCCGTGGCGCGCCAGGTGGTGGGCACGGTGCTCTATCCGGTGCAGATGGTGGCCCTGCTGCCGCGCGATGCGCTGGTGGGCATGAGCGAGTACTTTTCCTCGCTCTCCTCGCTGGAGAAGCAGGTGCAGGAACTCAAACGCCAGCAGATTGCCGTGGCGCAGACCGTGCAGCAGGCGGCCCAGCACCAGGCCGAGAACAACCAGCTGCGCAAGCTGCTCGATGCGCGCGAGCGCGTGCCGGGCAAGACCATGCTGGCCGAAATCCTCTACGACGCGCGTGACGTCTTCACCCGCAAGATCATTCTCGACCGGGGCACCCAGCAGGGCGTGACGCTCGGCCTGCCCGTGATCGACAACCAGGGCGTGGTGGGGCAGGTGACCCGCGTCTTCCCCTTCACTTCCGAAGTGACCCTGCTGACCGACAAGGAGCAGGCCATTCCCGTGCAGGTGCTGCGCAACGGCCTGCGCAGCATTGCCTACGGCCGCGGCCAGGCGGGCACGCTGGACCTGCGCTTCATGGCGCCGAATGCGGATGTGCAGGTGGGCGACATCCTCATCACCTCCGGCATCGACGGCGTCTACCCGGCCGGGCTGGCGGTGGCGCGCGTGATCCAGGTGGAGAGCAACGCCAACGGCGCCTTCGGCCGGGTTGTCTGCCAGCCGCTGGCGGGCATCGAGCGCAATACCCAGCTGCTGATCCTCATGTCCCTGCCGGAGATGCCGCCACGGCCGCCGGAAGAGGAGGCCGTGAAGCCGGTGAAGAAGAAAAAGGATGCGGCGGCCACGGGCGCCACGCCGGCCGGCCAAGGCGCCGCCACCCCGGCCGCAACGCCTGCTGGCGCGGCCACCGCGCAGCCGCCGGCCAACACGACGCCCGGCCTGCGTCCGGCACAGCAGCCGCAGGCTGCCGCTCCCGCCGCAGCGGGCCCGGGCCTGCGCCCGGCCGCCCCGGCTACCACTCCTGCGACACCGGCGCGCTAAAGGACATCTCCATGAACCGTCCACAATACATCCTGCTCCCTGTCAGCCCGCTGTTCATCGCCTGCAGCCTGGCGGGGGCATTCCTGCTGAATCTCCTGCCCTGGGGACGCTTCATCGGCGCGCCGGACTTCGTGGCGCTGGTGCTGGTGTTCTGGGGCGTGCACCAGCCGCGCAAGGTGGGCATCGGCACCGCCTTCTTCCTCGGCCTGCTGATGGACGTGCACGACGCCACGCTGTTCGGCGAGAACGCGCTGGCCTACACGCTGCTGTCCTACTTTGCCATCATGCTGCACCGGCGCGTGAAGTGGTTCCCCATCATGACCCAGGCCCTGCACGTGCTGCCCCTGCTGCTCCTGGCGCAGGCCGTGCAGCTGACCGTGCGCTTCATCGTGTCCGGCAAGTTCCCCGGCTGGTTCTACTTCATCGAAAGCGGCGTGGCGGCCCTGCTGTGGCCCGTGGTGACCCTGATCCTGCTGGCGCCGCAGCGCCGCGCCGTCGACAAAGACCACACGCGTCCGATCTGAGCGAAGCAAGGCAATGACTGAACTGAAGAACAACGAACGGGAACTGCATCTGTTCCGCCTGCGCCTGACCGTGCTCGGCGCGCTGGTGTTCATCTGCTTCGCCCTGCTGCTGGCGCGCTTTGTGTGGCTGCAGATCGTCAAGCACAGCGACTATGCCGCCCAGGCCGAGGACAACCGCATCGCCGTGGTGCCGGTGCAGCCCAACCGGGGCCTGATCCTGGACCGCAACGGCGTGGTCCTGGCCCGCAACTATTCCGCTTACACGCTGGAGATCACGCCGAGCAAGCTGCGCGTGCCGCTGGAGGAGGCCATCGACCAGTTGGCAACCCTGGTCGAAGTCACGCCCAAGGACCGCCGCCGTTTCAAGAAGCTGCTGGAAGAATCCAAGAACTTCGCCAGCGTTCCGCTGCGCACCCGCCTGAGCGACGAGGAAGTGGCGCGCTTCACGGCCAACCGCTTCCGCTTCCCCGGCGTGGAGGTGCAGGCGCGCCTGTTCCGCCAGTATCCGCTGGGCGAAACGGCCTCGCACGTGATCGGCTATATCGGCCGCATCAACCAGAGCGAAGCGAAGACCCTGGAAGCGAGCGAAGATGCAGCCAACTACAACGGCACCGACTACATCGGCAAGGAGGGCCTGGAGAAGAGCTACGAGCGCCAGCTGCACGGCATCACGGGCTACGAGGAGGTGGAAGTGTCGGCAGGCGGGCGCGCCATCCGCACCCTGTCGCGCACTCCCGCCACGCCGGGCAGCAACCTCATTCTCTCCATCGACATCGAGCTGCAGAAGATCGCCGAGGAAGCCTTCGGCGAATGGCGCGGCGCGCTGGTGGCCATCGAACCCGAGACCGGCGATGTGCTGGCCTACGTCTCCCGCCCCGGCTACGACCCCAACCTCTTTGTGGACGGCATCGACTCCCAGAGCTGGAACGAACTCAATACCTCGCTCGACAAGCCCATGGTGAACCGCCCGCTGTCCGGCACCTACGCACCGGGGTCCACCTTCAAGCCCTTCATGGCGCTGGCCGCGCTGGAACTGGGCAAGCGCACGCCGAGCCAGGCCATCGCCGATCCGGGCTATATGTACCTGGGCAGCCACAAGTTCCGCGACGACGTGGTGGGCGGCCACGGCATGGTGGACATGCGCAAATCCATCGTCGTGTCCTGCAATACCTACTACTACCAGCTGGGCCGCGACATGGGGATCGATTCGATCCACGACTTCATGAAGCCTTTCGGCTTCGGCCAGAAGACAGGCATCGACCTGGAAAACGAGAAGACCGGCGTGCTGCCTTCCCAGGAATGGAAGCGCAACCGCTACAAGAAGAATCCGCAGGCGGGCAAATGGGTGGGCGGCGACACCATCTCCGTCAGCAACGGCTCCGGCTACAACAGCTATACGCCCTTGCAGATTGCGCACGCCATGGCCAACCTGGCCAACAACGGCATTGTGATGAAGCCCCACCTGGTGAAGATCATCGAGGACGGCGGAACGCGCGCGCGCAAGCTCACGGTGCCGAAGGAGAGCTACCGCATCCCGCTGAAGCAGGAGAACATCGACTTCATCAAGAACGCCATGGTGGGCGTAACGAGCGAACCGGGAGGCACGGCCTTCCGCGCCTTCCAGAACACCGGCTACACCGTGGGCGGCAAGACGGGTACGGCGCAGGTGGTCGGCATCAAGGCCAACGAAAAATACAATGCCTCGACGCTGGCCGAACGCCTGCGCGACAATTCGCTGTTCTCGGCCTTCGCTCCAGCGGACAAGCCGCGCATCGTATTGGCGATGGTGGTGGAGAACGCCGGTTTCGGCGCCGCTGTGGCGGCCCCGATCGCCCGCAAGGTTCTCGACTACTGGATTCTCGGCAAACGCCCGACGGAAAAGGAAACCACCAAGGTGCCGAAGGAAGACGCGGACATGCTCGTGCCGCTCGAAGAGCTGAGCCCCGAAGACGTTGCCGCCGTGGAACGCGAGCGCGCCGCCGCCGAGCACGCGCAGGAGGACAGCCATGACGAATCCCCGGGCCTGATGCCTACGCTCCCGGCGCGGCAGAAGCCTGTCGCCAAGCCTGCGCCTGCGCCGCACCTGGCGCCGCCCTCCGCGCCGCCGCCGCCAACCAATGCCGTGCCGGCGGCAGCACAGAAGAGGTAGACGCCAATGCGTATCAATGAAAGGCGTTCCCTGTGGCGCCGCATGCGGCCCTACCTGACCGTGTTCGACGGCCCGCTGCTGACCATCCTCATCGTCCTGCTGAGCACCAGCCTGGTCACCCTGTACTCCGCCAGTATCGGCATTCCGGGCAAGATCGAAGACCAGCTGCGCAATATCTTCATGTGCTTCTTCGTGATGTGGCTGGTGGCCAATATCAAGCCGCAGAACATGATGCGCATTGCTGTTCCCGCCTATGTGATCACACTGGGCCTGCTGGTGGCGGTGGCGCTGGTGGGCACCATCAAGCTGGGAGCGCGCCGCTGGCTGCACATCGGCGTGATCGACATACAGCCCTCCGAATTCGCCAAGCTCGCCGTGCCGCTGATGCTGGCCTGGTTCTTCCAGCAGCGCCAGGGGCACCTGCGCTGGCATTCGTACGCGATCGGCGCCATGCTGCTGCTCCTGCCCGTAGGCCTGATCGCGCGCCAGCCCGACCTCGGCACTGCGCTGCTGGTGGTGGCCGCGGGCTTCTGCGTGATCTTCCTGGCGGGCCTGCCATGGAAGGCGCTTCTGGCCCTCGTGGCCGCGGGCGCGGCCAGCATGCCGGTGGCCTGGTCGATGATGCACGACTACCAGCGCGAACGCGTCATGACCCTGATCGACCCCACCTCCGACCCGCTGGGCAAGGGCTTCCACATCATCCAGTCCACCATTGCCGTCGGCTCCGGCGGCATCACCGGGAAAGGCTGGACGCACGGCACCCAGGCCCACCTCGAATTCATCCCCGAACGCACGACGGACTTCATCTTCGCGGTGTACTCCGAGGAGTTCGGCCTGATCGGCAACCTGTTCCTGATGCTGCTCTACCTGCTGCTGATCGGACGGGGGCTCATGATCTCCGCGAACGCGCCGAACTTCTTCACCCGCCTGCTGGCGGGGGCGACGACCATGATTTTCTTCACCTATGCCTTCGTCAATATGGGCATGGTGAGCGGCATCCTGCCGGTGGTGGGGGTGCCGCTGCCCTTCATGAGCTATGGAGGCACTGCCCTGCTCACACTGGGCCTGGCCTCCGGCATCCTGATGAGCGTGCAGCGCAACCGCAAGCTGGTGCAAACGTGAGGGGCGCGCTCCTCAACCGCATCGCGGCGGCGGGCCTGCTGGGCGCCATGCTGGCGCTCGCAGGCTGCGGCAGCGCTCCCGTCGTCAGCAAGGGACCGGCGCCCCTGCCCAAGGCCGCGCCTACGCGCGTTCAGGAACCCGGCGTGCCTGTGCTTCCGCCCGCGAATTCGGGCCGGGGCGCGTACTATCAGGACGATGGCCCCGGCGACAATCCGCCGCCCAACCTGGCGCAGGTGCCGGACGCCGAGGTGCGCAACGATCCGCTGCTGCCGCGCTCCAACCGGCCCTATGTCGTCTTCGGCAAGACCTACACCCCGATCCCGAACGACCAGCCCTTCACCCAGCGCGGCCTCGGCACCTGGTACGGCAAGAAGTTCCACGGCCAGCGCACCTCGTCCGGCGAAATCTACGACATGTACAAGATGACGGCGGCGCATCCCACGCTGCCGATTCCGTCTTACGCGCGCGTGACGAATCTGGCGAACGGCAAGTCGGTGGTGGTGCGCATCAATGACCGCGGGCCTTTCCACTCCACGCGCGTGATCGATGTTTCCTACACGGCGGCGCTGAAACTGGGCCTGCTCGCCAACGGCAGCAGCCAGCTCGAAGTCACGCGCATCATGCCTGCCGAGATCGAGCAGATCCTCGCCGCCCGCAAGCGTGGCGAAAGCCCGGAGATTGCGGCTGTGGAGAAGCCGAAGGGCGGACTCGCATCGTCCAACGGCAGCGCCCCGGCGGAGCCGCCCAAGGCGCCGACGGCGAGCGCGGCACCGCCCGAAATCGAATCGATGATGCTGGGCGCAGCGGCAGGCGCCACACCGGCGGCGGAAGCGGGCTACTACCTTCAGCTTGGCGCTTTCTCGCGTGCGGACAACGCGGAAGCCATGCGCGTGCGCTTGGTGGAAGCGGGCAGTGCCGATGTCTTCGAAGTGGTGAAAAACGGCGCGGTCTTCCGTCTTTACGGTGGCCCCTACGCCAGCCGCCAGGACGCGGCCCAGGCCGCGCTTCGTTTGCCTGCCAGTCTGAAGCTCAAGCCGATCATCATCCAACGCTAAAAAAAATCGTCTTGCACGAAAGACGATTTAACGAACCTCCCCAAGCGCTGCCTCGCGCGATCCTAGGCGGAGTCGGAGCCGCGTGAAGTTTGTGGTATCTGGTGAGGGTTTGCAGCCGATGGTTAAAGATCGAGCTTTTGTTGCGCAGAGGCGGGGTTCTCTGGCAAGTCATCCGTTGACAATGCCCTCAGTCCAAGCAGCTCAGCAAATTTTCTCAGGCCGGCATCCTCCGAGTAGATCGTAGTCGCGCCGTTGCACTTCGCAATTGCCACGATCTGATGATCGAACTTAATCTTCTGCCACGGAGCTTCCGGTTGCGAGGCTTTCTTGTCACGTGAGCGAACAGCGTCGGCAACGCTAATGGAACATTCCAACGCCGCTTTCTCATCAAACGGCGCAATGATAAACGCGGATTTGCCTTTGAAATTGACCACCACATTGGGATCTGCCCTGACATAAAATTCTGCCAACGCAGGAGTCGGAATCAGGATTTTGGTCTTCGTCTTTTGCAATGTGGCTATCAAATAATCCAACTTCTCTCGCTGGCTATCTGGGGTTCTCGCATCAAGAAGCTTGATGAGTATCCCCGCATCGAAAAGCACCATCAATCAGATCCTCGTATGTGAAGATGTTCTTTGATGGGATCATCCAATTCGGTCCATCCATTGCCTTTTGTATTGCGAGCAGCATTGACTATGTCAGCTATCGGCTTCTCGTCCAACGATTCCCACCCGGTGATCTTAAATTTTTCTAAGGTCCAAAGACCATCTTCGCCGCGTAGCCAATCTCCCTGTCCAGAGACCCTGATAGGGCTAGAAAGATACTCTTTGATAAGCTCACGAGCCATTTCGCTATTTGCCTCGCACTTATGAATGCTTCCATCTGAGTCCTTGAGCCAGACAGGCACAGTGTTGTCCTTACCGCCGATTCGTATAACCACGCCGTCAAGAACACCTACCTCTTTCACTCGATAGGTCTTTTGAACAGGAGTGTCCCTGCCAGGAAACGCCAGGATCACAGCACCCTGCGGGTGTTTGATTTGACCGACGGCCTTGTCAGACCTCAACATGCCGTTGAGGTTTTGATACGCTCTTTTCAGATCATCAGGCGCAG encodes:
- a CDS encoding DUF1176 domain-containing protein; the protein is MKPLRLLTAGVIAALALPASGAGPKEKYFSHHDWELACDNTRSCRAAGYSPEGTDGAGMSVLLERNAGAAQPVRATVQLSTTDETFAQPASIAMYINGHALGTVQLSAESATGSLSPGQTEALIAALRKDSKLEWRGSGSTWSLSGKGATAMLLKMDDLQGRLGTPGALVRKGGKPETGVLSALPAPVVEAAPVATAGVKFPPAQQDTLRKLLRRTVKEGECELLGESDIEAWRLGADRLLVSAVCWRGAYNEGSGYWVINSKAPYAPVLVTDLGTGYADGVISASHRGRGLGDCRSMDDWTWDGMRFVHTLQATTGMCRMVALGGAWELPTLTAEVRRGAR
- the gatA gene encoding Asp-tRNA(Asn)/Glu-tRNA(Gln) amidotransferase subunit GatA, producing MHTKTIKELSALLQSKQVSATELATLFLDRIEKSDLNAFLHVDRALTLAQAAEADQRLANGSATPLTGVPIAHKDIFVTRGWRSTAGSKMLANYVSPFDATVVSRMQDAGMVTLGKLNCDEFAMGSSNENSAFGPVKNPWDKAAIPGGSSGGSAAAVAARLAPGVTGTDTGGSIRQPASFCGITGIKPTYGRASRFGMIAFASSLDQAGPMAQTAEDCAMLLNAMTGFDERDATSLTPEQGNVAEDFTRDLNKPLTGLRIGVPKEYFGEGLAADVEKAVRAALEQFVKLGATLVDISLPNTALSIPAYYMIAPAEASSNLSRFDGVRFGHRASEYKDLGDMYRKTRAEGFGPEVQRRIMVGTYVLCHGYYDAYYLKAQRIRRKIADDFAAVLSGPNAVCDVIMGPVAPTVAWDLGSKADDPVANYLADIFTLSTSLAGLPGMSIPVGFGEGEKNGKRPVGLQIIGNYFNEAKLLNIAHQYQQATDWHQRAPQGI
- the gatC gene encoding Asp-tRNA(Asn)/Glu-tRNA(Gln) amidotransferase subunit GatC, which codes for MSLTLSDVKRIAQLAQLEMDEAHSAAMLEKLNGIFALAEQMQAVDTEGVAPLSHPLAAHMQVALRLREDLPTEPNRREDYQKVAPKTEDGLYLVPKVIE
- a CDS encoding rod shape-determining protein is translated as MFGFLRRYISSDLAIDLGTANTLIYVRGSGIVLDEPSVVAIRQEGGPNGKKTIQAVGKEAKQMLGKVPGNIEAIRPMKDGVIADFTVTEQMLKQFIRMVHDSKFFRPSPRIIICVPCGSTQVERRAIRESALGAGASQVYLIEEPMAAAIGAGLPVSDATGSMVVDIGGGTTEVGIISLGGMVYKGSVRVGGDKFDEAIVNYIRRNYGMLIGEQTAEAIKKAIGSAFPGSEVKEMEVKGRNLSEGIPRSFTISSNEILEALTDPLNNIVSAVKNALEQTPPELGADIAEKGMMLTGGGALLRDLDRLLMEETGLPVLVAEDPLTCVVRGSGMALERMDQLGSIFSYE
- the mreC gene encoding rod shape-determining protein MreC; translation: MEYSPPPLFKQGASARAKMIVFALISVALLLLDSRVGALAVARQVVGTVLYPVQMVALLPRDALVGMSEYFSSLSSLEKQVQELKRQQIAVAQTVQQAAQHQAENNQLRKLLDARERVPGKTMLAEILYDARDVFTRKIILDRGTQQGVTLGLPVIDNQGVVGQVTRVFPFTSEVTLLTDKEQAIPVQVLRNGLRSIAYGRGQAGTLDLRFMAPNADVQVGDILITSGIDGVYPAGLAVARVIQVESNANGAFGRVVCQPLAGIERNTQLLILMSLPEMPPRPPEEEAVKPVKKKKDAAATGATPAGQGAATPAATPAGAATAQPPANTTPGLRPAQQPQAAAPAAAGPGLRPAAPATTPATPAR
- the mreD gene encoding rod shape-determining protein MreD, with the protein product MNRPQYILLPVSPLFIACSLAGAFLLNLLPWGRFIGAPDFVALVLVFWGVHQPRKVGIGTAFFLGLLMDVHDATLFGENALAYTLLSYFAIMLHRRVKWFPIMTQALHVLPLLLLAQAVQLTVRFIVSGKFPGWFYFIESGVAALLWPVVTLILLAPQRRAVDKDHTRPI
- the mrdA gene encoding penicillin-binding protein 2; the protein is MTELKNNERELHLFRLRLTVLGALVFICFALLLARFVWLQIVKHSDYAAQAEDNRIAVVPVQPNRGLILDRNGVVLARNYSAYTLEITPSKLRVPLEEAIDQLATLVEVTPKDRRRFKKLLEESKNFASVPLRTRLSDEEVARFTANRFRFPGVEVQARLFRQYPLGETASHVIGYIGRINQSEAKTLEASEDAANYNGTDYIGKEGLEKSYERQLHGITGYEEVEVSAGGRAIRTLSRTPATPGSNLILSIDIELQKIAEEAFGEWRGALVAIEPETGDVLAYVSRPGYDPNLFVDGIDSQSWNELNTSLDKPMVNRPLSGTYAPGSTFKPFMALAALELGKRTPSQAIADPGYMYLGSHKFRDDVVGGHGMVDMRKSIVVSCNTYYYQLGRDMGIDSIHDFMKPFGFGQKTGIDLENEKTGVLPSQEWKRNRYKKNPQAGKWVGGDTISVSNGSGYNSYTPLQIAHAMANLANNGIVMKPHLVKIIEDGGTRARKLTVPKESYRIPLKQENIDFIKNAMVGVTSEPGGTAFRAFQNTGYTVGGKTGTAQVVGIKANEKYNASTLAERLRDNSLFSAFAPADKPRIVLAMVVENAGFGAAVAAPIARKVLDYWILGKRPTEKETTKVPKEDADMLVPLEELSPEDVAAVERERAAAEHAQEDSHDESPGLMPTLPARQKPVAKPAPAPHLAPPSAPPPPTNAVPAAAQKR